The Glutamicibacter mishrai DNA window TCGGTTGCCGAACCGGTTGGAACTGGCACGCGCATTGCGTAACCGTGCAGCTTGCCCTTGAGCTCTGGCAGTACGACGCCGATGGCCTTGGCAGCACCGGTCGAGGTAGGGATCAGGTTCAGTGCAGCGGCACGTGCACGACGTGGGTCGCTGTGTGGAGCATCCTGCAGGCGCTGGTCAGCGGTGTATGCGTGGATGGTGGTCATCAGGCCGTCAACAATGCCGAACTCGTCGTTCAGGACCTTGGCCAGTGGAGCCAAGCAGTTGGTGGTGCATGATGCGTTGGAGATGATGTTGTGGTTTGCAGGATCGTACTTGTCCTGGTTAACACCCATCACGATGGTGATGTCTTCATCGGTTGCTGGAGCCGAGATGATGACCTTCTTGGCACCGGCTGCAATGTGCTTCTTGGCGTCTACAGCCTTGGTGAAGAAGCCGGTCGATTCGATGACGACATCGACCTTCAGTTCACCCCATGGAAGGTTTGCTGGATCGCGCTCGGAAAGAACCTTGATGCGACGTTCACCGACGACGATGGTGTCACCATCTACGGATACTGCCTCGCCCACTGGGCCGAGTACAGAGTCAAACTTCACCAGGTGAGCAAGCGAATCGATTGAACCAAGGTCGTTGACGGCGACAATTTCGATGTCTGCCTTGTGGGCCAATACTGCACGCAGGAAGTTGCGTCCGATGCGACCGAAACCATTGATACCAACACGAGTTGTCACGTGACTATCTCCTCTAAACGGGATGATTGTGCCACGACCGTTCACAAACGGAAGTGGCCTTCTTTGAGAGGACACTCCGTTGTGCCGTGCTTTGCGGATCCCGGTGGATCACCGGGATCCGCAACACACTTGAAACATACTACGCTATTTTGGCGCAGAATGTGAGCTAACTTACCAGATTAATTATTTACCTGGAACGATTAGCGATGCTGCGCCGTTGCGGGCAGCTTCGAAACGTGCCTGAACGTCTGCCCAGTTCACGATGTTCCAGAAAGCCTTGACGTAGTCAGCCTTCACGTTGACGTAATCCAGGTAGAAAGCGTGCTCCCACATATCCAGCATCAGCAGTGGGGTGGTTGCTACTGGAACGTTGCCCTGCTGATCGTACAGCTGCTCGATGACCAGCTGGCCGCCAAGTGCGTCGTATGCCAGCACAGCCCAGCCGGAGCCCTGCAGGCTCATTGCTGCTGCGGTGAAGTGGCCGCGGAAGCCATCGAAGGAACCGAAGAACTCGTCGATTGCTGCAGCCAGCTCGCCCTCAGGCTTGTCGCCGCCTTCTGGGGACAGGTTGTTCCAGAAGATCGAGTGGTTGGTGTGACCACCCAAGTGGAATGCCAAGTCCTTGGACAGCTTCGGGATGTTACCGAATTCGCCCTTTTCGCGTGCTTCGGCCAGCTGCTCCAGTGCCGAGTTTGCGCCAGCAACGTAGGTTGCGTGGTGCTTGGAGTGGTGCAGCTCCATGATGCGAGCCGAGATGTTTGGCTCGAGAGCAGCGTAGTCGTACTGCAGTTCTGGCAGCGAATATACAGCCATGATTCTCCTCAATTTTCTCATTCGGATGAATCTCCGCGGGAGGGCTCCCACGGGGACATTTTTAGTGTTCCATTTCGTCTAGTGGAACGCTGGACTCCGTACCTGGTATTCCCAGATCACTGGCCTTCTTGTCAGCCATGGCCAACAGTCGACGAATACGGCCAGCTATGGCGTCCTTGGTCATTGGAGGTTCAGCCATGCGGCCGAGCTCATCCAAGGAGGCTTGCTTGTGTTCCAGGCGAAGCAACCCGGCATATCGCAAATGCTCGGGTACTTCATCTCCCAGAATGGTCAGCGCACGCTCAACGCGGGCGCCGGCAGCGACCGCTGCCTGCGCGCTACGACGTAGGTTGGCGTCGTCAAAGTTCGCCAACCGGTTAGCCGTGGCACGCACCTCTTTGCGCATGCGGCGCTCTTCCCACACCATCAAGGCATCGTGAGCACCCATGCGGGTCAACAATTGCGCAATGGCGTCACCGTCGCGAATCACCACACGGTCAACGCCACGCACTTCGCGGGCCTTGACTGTCAGTCCCAGTCGGCGCGCAGCCCCGACCAGGGCTAATGCGGCTTCCGGGCCAGGGCAGGTAATTTCCAGCGCTGAACTTCGACCGGGCTCGGTCAAGGAACCGTGGGACAAGAAGGCGCCACGCCACACGGCTTCTGCGTCTGCAGTTGAACCGTTGACAATAACTGATGGCAGGCCTCGAACTGGTCGACCGCGCTGGTCAAGCAACCCAGTCTGCCGCGCGAGAACTTCACCGTCTTTTGCCACGCGGACGATGTATCGGCTGCCCTTGCGGATGCCAGAGCCGGAGACCATGACGATCTCGGCCTCGTGGCCATATAACTCGCCAATGGCAAGCTTCAGCCGACGGGCAGTCGCAGCCAGGTCCACCTCAGCTTCAATGACAATTCGCCCGGAGACTATGTGAAGTCCCCCGCTGAAGCGGAGCATCGTCGAAACCTCGGCCTTGCGGACCGACGGCTTGCGAATCTCAACCCGCGACAGCTCGTCTTTGACGGAAGCCGTCAATGCCATGAATCAAACTCCCTTACTTGGATCTTCCTAAGATCCGATCGCGGTAAACACCTCATGATAGGCCGCCGCTAGTCGCAACGGGTCGTGCACTGCACGACCGTCAGATACTCCTACTGTACTAAAAAAGACACGTGCGCCGAGTTTTTGCGCTGCCAGCTCAAATCTCTGGCGATTGTGGACCTTGGACTCATCGGCAATGATCGCGTCAAAAGTCACCTCAGGGGCGTACCGCCCGAGCACTTCCAAATGGGCAGCCGCGTCCATTCCGGTGGTTTCGTCCGTATCCATCGACAAGTTCATCGTCAGCAACTTCTTGGCTGTGGTCGAAGCGATGGCCTGGCGCATATCGGGCAGCAGCAAATGCGGAAGCACCGAGGTGTACCAGGACCCCGGGCCGAGAATGACCCAATCGGCCAGCTCAATGGACTCCAGCGCTTCAGGACAGGCGGGCGCATCGGAAGGCTCCAGATGGACGTTCGTGACCAGTCCCCCGGCACCGGCGCGCGCCAATCTCGCCTGGCCGTCGATGCGCCGGCGCACCAGCGCATCGCTCTCATCGGATTCGAGAACCTCGCCATGGATCGACAACGGGACGGTGCTCATCGGCAGGACCTGGCCTCTGGCACCCAACAGGGCTCCAGCCCAGCGCAGGCCAGCGACTGGATTATCCAGCAACTCCCAGAGAGCCAGGATCAGCAGGTTTCCGACGGCGTGGCCGTTCAGGGGCTCTTCCTGATTCGCGTCCGACTCGAAACGATGCTGCATGACATCGCGCCACGTGCGGCCCCAGTCGTTGTCGTCGCACAGGGCAGCCAGTGCCATGCGCAAGTCGCCTGGAGGCAGGACGTCGAATGATCCACGCAGGCGGCCTGAGCTGCCGCCATCGTCTGCGACCGTGACCACAGCGGTCAGGTCAGTGGTCAGCCGGCGCAGCGCCGAAAGGGATGAGTAGAGGCCGTGTCCGCCTCCGAGTGCGACGACCGACGGGTTGCGCTGGTCGTTGCCTCGGGATAGCCCTTGTATTGAAATTGGACCTGTTGAAAAGGCCATATCGGTTACTCGCGTCCCAAGTCGCGGTGGCTGATGCTCACGCGGACATTAGGGAACTGTGCCAGCCGACGACCCAATTCGATGGTCGTTGCCACGGAGCGGTGCTTGCCGCCGGTGCAACCCACAGCGATGGTGGCGTAATGCTTGTTTTCTCGGCGGTAGCCTTCAAACACCGGTTCCAGGGCCTTGAGATAATTCTCGATGAAGTCGCGGGTGCCTTCCTGGCTCAGCACGTAGTCCGAGACTTCCTTGTCCTTGCCCGTTTGAGGGCGCAGCTCGGGGACCCAGTGCGGGTTGGGGATGAAGCGAACATCCGCCACGTAGTTGGCGTCGGTTGGCAGGCCATATTTGAAGCCGAAGCTCATGACATTGATCCGGAGGATGACCGGACCGGATTCGCTGAACAGCTCGTTGACCGCACGCGCCAGATCATGAACCGACATCGACGACGAATCGAGGATGATCTCAGCGGCTTCACGAAGCTGCTCGGTAATGCCACGTTCCCGGGTGATCCCGTCAACGATGCGCCCGTCGCCCTGCAACGGGTGCGGACGCCGACCCTGTTCGAAACGTCGGATCAGGACTTCATCGCTCGCGTTGAGGTAAACCAGACGGAACTTGACGCCGCTGGACGTCAGGTGGGCCAGCGCATCACGAATCTCCGGGAACATTTCCTTCGAACGCACGTCCATAACGACAGCCATCTTCGGAATGGATCCCTGCGACCGGCTCATCATCTCGGTCAGCGGTCCCAGCATGGCTGGTGGCAGGTTCTCCACCACGTACCACCCCTGGTCTTCCAAAGCGTGCGCGACCGTAGTACGACCGGCACCTGACATGCCGGTTACGATCACGAGTTCAGACTCAGGCGGTTTTACAGCTTCATACTCAGCGGTCATATTCCAAGGCTAGTCGACGATTTCGCCTGTCGTCATATTCACGCCAGAAAGTGAAGCATCTTCAAGGTTTTCTTTGATGATCGCAGCCAGCTTCTCGCCGATGCCTGGAACTTGGACAAGCTCCTCGATGCTGGCGGCGCGAATCTTTTTCATGGATCCAAAATGCTTGCGCAGAGCGGCTTGCTTTGCTTTGCCTAGCCCCGGCACGGCATCCAGCTCGGAGGAGATCATCGACTTGGCACGCTTCTCGCGGTGGAAAGTAATCGCGAAGCGGTGGGCCTCATCGCGAAGCCGCTGCACAAGGTACAAAGAAGCCGAGGCTCGCGGGAGGATGACCGGGAACGGATCGTCCGGAAGCCAGAGCTCTTCCAGTCGCTTGGCCAGGCCAACCACCGGAATGTCGTCAATCCCTAGATCGTCCATGGCCTTCTGGGCCGCGGCTACCTGTGGCGGGCCGCCATCAACAATGACCAAAGATGGCGGATAGGAGAATTTCTTCTTCTCCACTTCGCCAGATACGCCATCCTCTATCGCGCCGGTAGCGAAGGCCGACGGGTCGACCTTCTCTTTGAGGTACCGGCTGAACCGCCGATAGATGACGTCGTACATGCTGGCGGTATCATCGCGAGCTGCATCGCCGGTAATGGAGAACTTCCGGTACTCGCTCTTTTTCGGCAGCCCGTCTTCGAAGACCACCATCGAGGCCACAACGTTGGTTCCCTGGGTATGCGAAGCGTCATAGCACTCGATGCGCAGCAAGGCTTGTTCTGCGCCAAGGGCTTCTTGCAGCTCCTGCATGGCCAGGGAACGAGTAGTAATGTCTCCGGCGCGCTTGGACTTGTGCAGGCGCAGGGCTTGTTCGGCGTTTTCCTTAACCGTGCCGGCCAGGGCCGCCTTGTCACCACGTTGCGCAACACGGAGCGATACTTTCGATCCGCGCAATTCCGAAAGCCAGGTGGTGACATCGTTGATGTCCTCAGGCAGTGCTGGAACCAGGATCTCGCGAGGAATCCGGTCGGCATGGTCGGCGTAGATCTGT harbors:
- the gap gene encoding type I glyceraldehyde-3-phosphate dehydrogenase, which encodes MTTRVGINGFGRIGRNFLRAVLAHKADIEIVAVNDLGSIDSLAHLVKFDSVLGPVGEAVSVDGDTIVVGERRIKVLSERDPANLPWGELKVDVVIESTGFFTKAVDAKKHIAAGAKKVIISAPATDEDITIVMGVNQDKYDPANHNIISNASCTTNCLAPLAKVLNDEFGIVDGLMTTIHAYTADQRLQDAPHSDPRRARAAALNLIPTSTGAAKAIGVVLPELKGKLHGYAMRVPVPTGSATDLTVNLARTATAEEINAAFEKAASEGPLKDVLEYSTDPLVSSDIVTNPNSSIFDSGLTTVMGNSVKVVSWYDNEWGYSSRLVDLVGFVGSSL
- a CDS encoding gluconeogenesis factor YvcK family protein, whose amino-acid sequence is MAFSTGPISIQGLSRGNDQRNPSVVALGGGHGLYSSLSALRRLTTDLTAVVTVADDGGSSGRLRGSFDVLPPGDLRMALAALCDDNDWGRTWRDVMQHRFESDANQEEPLNGHAVGNLLILALWELLDNPVAGLRWAGALLGARGQVLPMSTVPLSIHGEVLESDESDALVRRRIDGQARLARAGAGGLVTNVHLEPSDAPACPEALESIELADWVILGPGSWYTSVLPHLLLPDMRQAIASTTAKKLLTMNLSMDTDETTGMDAAAHLEVLGRYAPEVTFDAIIADESKVHNRQRFELAAQKLGARVFFSTVGVSDGRAVHDPLRLAAAYHEVFTAIGS
- the uvrC gene encoding excinuclease ABC subunit UvrC; its protein translation is MADPASYRPKTSDIPTKPGVYRFRDEHGRVIYVGKAKVLRNRLTSYFANPDRLTPKTRAMVFTAGSVEWTVVGSELEALQLEFVWIKEYNPRFNIVFRDDKTYPYLAVTLNEKYPRALVMRGDKRKGVKYFGPFYPAKAIRETLDTLLRVFPVRSCAPGVFKRAEASGRPCLLGYIDKCSAPCVGRISEEDHRQLADDLCTFMSGEATKFTKALTVKMQDAVAELEYEQAARYRDDIAALNRVFERNAVVLDDRTEADIFGVHGDELEAAVQVFHVRDGRIRSQRGWVVEKVADASDAEFVEQLLTQIYADHADRIPREILVPALPEDINDVTTWLSELRGSKVSLRVAQRGDKAALAGTVKENAEQALRLHKSKRAGDITTRSLAMQELQEALGAEQALLRIECYDASHTQGTNVVASMVVFEDGLPKKSEYRKFSITGDAARDDTASMYDVIYRRFSRYLKEKVDPSAFATGAIEDGVSGEVEKKKFSYPPSLVIVDGGPPQVAAAQKAMDDLGIDDIPVVGLAKRLEELWLPDDPFPVILPRASASLYLVQRLRDEAHRFAITFHREKRAKSMISSELDAVPGLGKAKQAALRKHFGSMKKIRAASIEELVQVPGIGEKLAAIIKENLEDASLSGVNMTTGEIVD
- the whiA gene encoding DNA-binding protein WhiA gives rise to the protein MALTASVKDELSRVEIRKPSVRKAEVSTMLRFSGGLHIVSGRIVIEAEVDLAATARRLKLAIGELYGHEAEIVMVSGSGIRKGSRYIVRVAKDGEVLARQTGLLDQRGRPVRGLPSVIVNGSTADAEAVWRGAFLSHGSLTEPGRSSALEITCPGPEAALALVGAARRLGLTVKAREVRGVDRVVIRDGDAIAQLLTRMGAHDALMVWEERRMRKEVRATANRLANFDDANLRRSAQAAVAAGARVERALTILGDEVPEHLRYAGLLRLEHKQASLDELGRMAEPPMTKDAIAGRIRRLLAMADKKASDLGIPGTESSVPLDEMEH
- the rapZ gene encoding RNase adapter RapZ encodes the protein MTAEYEAVKPPESELVIVTGMSGAGRTTVAHALEDQGWYVVENLPPAMLGPLTEMMSRSQGSIPKMAVVMDVRSKEMFPEIRDALAHLTSSGVKFRLVYLNASDEVLIRRFEQGRRPHPLQGDGRIVDGITRERGITEQLREAAEIILDSSSMSVHDLARAVNELFSESGPVILRINVMSFGFKYGLPTDANYVADVRFIPNPHWVPELRPQTGKDKEVSDYVLSQEGTRDFIENYLKALEPVFEGYRRENKHYATIAVGCTGGKHRSVATTIELGRRLAQFPNVRVSISHRDLGRE
- a CDS encoding superoxide dismutase, whose product is MAVYSLPELQYDYAALEPNISARIMELHHSKHHATYVAGANSALEQLAEAREKGEFGNIPKLSKDLAFHLGGHTNHSIFWNNLSPEGGDKPEGELAAAIDEFFGSFDGFRGHFTAAAMSLQGSGWAVLAYDALGGQLVIEQLYDQQGNVPVATTPLLMLDMWEHAFYLDYVNVKADYVKAFWNIVNWADVQARFEAARNGAASLIVPGK